Proteins encoded by one window of Leishmania mexicana MHOM/GT/2001/U1103 complete genome, chromosome 23:
- a CDS encoding sir2-family protein-like protein gives MKPAGTLASFMERCSARKPGRGCVVLTGAGCSTESGIPDYRGPNGQYHRTDFVLLTFQSFMRDDNEKRRYWGRSMLGYLTMSGASCNAAHMALHAFTKSGAVAHILTQNVDGLHHLATYGGAGDAEEEHYYKYTTSDAPLKEVHGNIHNVICTSCGFLMPRARLQRELREKNPALYEQYGTDMSRVRPDGDYSAPTEAANAMHLVMCPRCNGFLKPHVVLFGENVAKPIVETTMSVVRDKASCLLCLGTSLQVYSAYRYVLEAKQLGIPVAIVNAGATRADAIADLKLNVESVGSVLAETAHEMLGVPAFMFFRQKAIQL, from the coding sequence ATGAAGCCGGCGGGAACGCTTGCATCGTTCATggagcgctgcagcgccagaaAACCTGGTCGGGGTTGCGTAGTCCTCACCGGCGCAGGTTGCAGCACAGAGAGTGGCATCCCCGACTACCGCGGGCCCAACGGCCAGTACCACCGCACTGATTTCGTGCTGCTGACCTTTCAGAGCTTTATGCGCGACGACAACGAAAAGCGACGCTACTGGGGCCGCAGCATGCTCGGGTACTTGACCATGTCCGGTGCCTCCTGCAATGCCGCTCACATGGCGCTGCATGCTTTCACCAAGTCCGGGGCCGTGGCACACATCCTCACGCAAAACGTCGACgggctgcaccacctcgctACGTATGGCGGGGCCGGtgatgcggaggaggagcactACTACAAGTACACCACAAGTGATGCGCCGCTGAAGGAGGTGCACGGCAACATTCACAACGTCATCTGCACGTCCTGCGGCTTTCTCAtgccgcgtgcgcgtctgcaGCGGGAACTGCGAGAAAAGAATCCGGCTTTGTATGAGCAGTACGGGACGGATATGTCGCGCGTGCGGCCGGACGGCGACTACAGTGCGCCAACGGAGGCCGCGAATGCGATGCATCTCGTCATGTGCCCCCGGTGCAACGGCTTCCTCAAGCCGCATGTCGTTCTGTTCGGTGAGAACGTGGCGAAGCCAATTGTGGAGACCACGATGAGTGTTGTGCGCGACAAGGCCTCCTGCCTGCTGTGCCTCGGCACCTCCCTGCAGGTGTACAGCGCCTATCGGTACGTCTTAGAGGCAAAGCAGTTAGGGATTCCGGTGGCCATCGTCAACGCTGGAGCGACGCGGGCCGACGCCATCGCTGACCTCAAACTTAATGTGGAGAGCGTCGGAAGCGTGttggcggagacggcgcatGAGATGCTTGGCGTGCCGGCGTTCATGTTCTTCCGCCAGAAGGCGATTCAACTCTAG